Genomic segment of Gloeocapsa sp. PCC 7428:
ATTGACAGAGATTGTACATTGATTTGTCGGCATTGCGATCGCCGCGTCGCTTGTAGATAAAGGCATAATAAGGAAAGATTAAAGATTGTTAAATTCCTGAGAGGAGTTGAGTATGAGTCGCCAGCAGGCTATTGTGATCGGAGCCGGTATCGGTGGGTTAGCTATGGGAATTCGCCTGCAAAGCTTGGGATTCGACACTACCATTGTAGAAAAACTTGATAGTCCTGGTGGACGGGCGTACGTGCGTCATGCGGATGGATTTACTTTTGATATGGGACCTACGGTGATCACAGTTCCCCATTTTATCGAAGAACTGTTTTCCCTCGAACGCGATCGCGCAGATCTCGCAACGCCAGATTTTCCAGATGAAATTGTTGATGAAAGTAAAAGAATTAAAACTGGTGTTTCTGGTGGTTCAAACACGAGTCGTTATGTCAAAATTGTGCCGATTCTGCCGTTTTATCGCATTTATTTCGACGATGGTTCTTTCTTCGACTACGATGGCGATCCAGTGCATACCCGCGAACAGATTCAGCGCTTGGGCGAACCTGGCGATTTAGAAGGCTACGAACGGTTTCACCAAGATGCAAAAGCAATTTTTGATCGCGGCTTTTTAGAACTTGGTTACACGCACTTTGGCACAGTTGGATCGATGCTCAAAGTTGCTCCCGATCTGATGCGCTTGGATGCGGTGCGCAATCTCTTTAGCTTCAGTAGCAAGTATTTTAAAAGCGACAAGCTGCGACAAGTTTTTAGTTTTGAAACTTTGCTAGTTGGCGGAAATCCGCTATCTGTTCCCGCAATTTACGCGATGATTCACTTTGTCGAGAAAACCTGGGGTATTCATTTCGCGATGGGTGGTACGGGCGCGCTTGTGAATGGCTTTGTGCGCAAATTTGAAGAACTCGGCGGCAAAATGCTTTATAATGCCGAAGTTACCCAGATTAATGTTACGCGCCAAGGACGCAAAAAAGTTGCGACAGGTATCACTTTAGCAGATGGTAGCGTATTAAATGCTGATTTGGTAGTATCTAACGGCGATTGGGCAAATACTTACGGTAAATTAATTGACTCGAAATATCGACGGTGGAATAGTGACACCCGCATCAAACTCACTCAACAGTCGATGTCATTGTTTGTCATTTATTTTGGATTCAAAGCCGATGGGCGCGAAGCAGACAAACTGCGCCACCACACGATCATCCTTGGTCCACGCTATGAAGAACTTTTAAGAGATATCTTTGGACGTAAAATCTTAGCAGCAGATTTCTCACAATACTTACACGTTCCCACATTAACCGACCCATCGCTCGCTCCTCCTGGTCATCATGCGGCATATACTCTATTACCTGTACCGCATAATGGTTCTAAATTAGATTGGCAGCAATTGGGAGAACCGCTGGCGGATACGGTTTTGAAGTTTATCGACGAACGCGGTTATTTACCAGGATTGACTGAGCGTTTAGTACACAAAAGCTTTATTACGCCAGATTACTTCGAGCATACACTTAATTCATATGTAGGTAATGCTTTTGGTCCAGAACCTCGGTTGTACCAGTCAGCGTTTTTCCGTCCGCACAATCGCAGCGAAGATATTGCGAATCTCTATCTTGTCGGTGCGGGGACGCAACCAGGGGCAGGAACTCCTAGCGTCATGATGTCGGCTAAAATGACTGCACGCTTAATCGCACAAGATTTTAAAGTAGCAAATGAAATCGTTAATGCGCAGCCCGAACCAAAATTAACTTATCGATAGTTCGTGATTTAAGAAGTGCGATCGCTTTTCATTACACTTGAGAAGAAGCGATCGCTTTTTTCTGGCATTAGTCCTAGGATTTGATGTAATATGAGTGTCACTCTACAACTTCCCCTAGTTCTCAAACTTACTAATATTCTTCCTGAATTTGTTTTAGATTTACAGCCAATTTTTGCCTAATCTAACGTAATTTGCTCTAATAAGTAGCTGGGCATAATTAAACTATCACACTTTTTGAGGTCGGTAATGGTTGATTCTTAATAAGTATTTTTCCAATGAGCAATTACCAATTACTAACCTTTGAGATACGTTATATTTTTATCCACTTACTTACAGATGTTTTTGTATTTATCAAAGCTATTACCTTTATTTTTCTACCCGCTAGGATTGGCGTGTATTCTCATCATATTTGCCTTAATAACGTTGTGGAAAAAACCGCGTCAAGCATCAACGGCGTTAACTATAGCCCTTGTCGTTTTGTTATTGGCGAGTAACGGCTGGGTTTCGCGATCTTTAGTGCGATCGCTCGAATTTCAAAATATTCCCCAGCAATTACCCAATGCTGACGCTATCGTCGTTTTAGGCGGTGCTACTAAACCTGCATTTCCGCCACGCCCTTCTGTAGACTTATCTGAAGAAAGCGATCGCATGTTTTATGCGGCACAGTTGTATCATCAAAAAAAAGCGCCTTTCGTAATTCTTAGCGGTGGGCGGATCGATTGGAGTGGTGCTGGTCCATCGGAATCTGCTGATATGGCAATTATTATGCAGCAGTTGGGCGTACCAGAATCGGCAATTATTCAAGAACCAGACTCGCTCAACACCTACGAAAATGCAGTTAATGTCAAAAAAATTCTGCGATCGCGTCAGTTTAATCAAGTATTACTCGTCACTTCTGCAATGCATATGCCGCGATCGCTTGCCATCTTTAATAAACTAAAAATTTCAGCGATTCCCGCACCTACCGATTTTTTAGCAAGCGGTGATATGCAATATATCAGTAATTCTTCTGAAGCTGCACTGTTGAATTTACTACCAGAAGCCGAGCGATTGTATCAGTCTACTCGTGCTTTGAAAGAATATGTTGGTTTAGTCGTTTATCGTTTACGCGGTTGGTTGTAAGAAAGACGAAACTCTGAACCTCTGCTGTTAGTCTGCAAAGGCAGACTTTGCCTGGGTAGGCGCGACCGCTAGTCGCTAGCCAGAAAAGATTTGTCAATCAATCAGTTAGCTACTAAATTATGCATTTAGACACAAATTTCTCTTTGTCGCGATCGCTATAATTGCAGCAAGATGACTTCTTTTGCTCAACTCATGGCTAACCAGTTTCATTACATCATCCCCCTGCTGCCACCGGAAACACAGGAGATTTTTGCAACTTACCAAGCAACACGCCAATTTTATCACGAAGTCCAAATACGTACAGAGTTGCAACAATATTGTGATTGGTATTTTACCACAGCCGAATGCCATAGACAAGAATTAGAGCAAATGCGTAGTGAAATCAATATTTTTAGTTGGTTTCGTCGGGCAAGGAGTTAGATAACAAATCATCTCCATCGCCCTTAGCCAAGATCCAAACTATGATAAAACCTCAATTTCAGTTTCGCGCAGATGAGCTTTGAACTTTTTAGTAAACTGAACTTGAATTGGCAAATTAGCGCTGATTGGTTTGCCTTGCCATTCATTAGCAAAACTCACAATCTCGCCTTCTAAGCCTTTGATATCAAAAGGTTCACCGCGATGTTCGGGATGATGGTAAACAATGACTGATTCTTTAACGCGGACGCGATCGCCAACTTTCATAGACTTGTAATTAGAGTGTTTCCCTCTCAAGAAGCAATGCAAAATTATTCAATACAATTGCTTATTCCAGACAACCTCTTTATCTTTGCATAAGATTGTCCCTTGTTATACACATTAAGCCATAAATGAGGGGTCAGAGGTCAGGGATCAGGGAGTTGAAGTGCGGTACTGCGTGAGCTTAAAAAACTTTTAAATTCAATTAAACTTACTCCTGATTAGACGAAGCATGGGCTAGATTGGTATTAATGATACAGTCTGAGGTCATTATCTCTTGCTAGCGCATTCTATAATGGCAGCGTGTCTAGAAGCAGATCAAGCCACTTCTTATATCAGTAGATTACTGTGCACTTAGCTATTTAAACACCAAGATGCCGATAAACGTCACGCTATTATGGTTAATAGCAGGGGCAATTCTCTGTTTGATGGAACTAGTGCTACCAACGGCGTTTGTCGCTTTTATGATGGGGCTTAGTGCCTTTGTTGTGGCAATAGTATCATTAATCGTTCCCCAATTGAGCTTGCAAGCTTTCTTGTGGCTAGGGCTATCAGCGGCTTTGATCTTACTGTCGCGCCGTTTATTGATACCCAAGCGCAAAAAACTACAAGAGGCATTTATTGCTGAGACATTAACTGAAATTCCCGCTGGTAGAGATGGGAGAGTTATTTATGAAGGAAATTCTTGGCGGGCGCGGTGTGAGGATCGGCATTTAGCGATCGCGCCTTCTCAAAAAGTCTATGTTGTCCGCCGTGAAGGTACGACTTTGATTGTTGTACCAGAAGATCTGTTGCATTGAAAGGGGTGAGGGGCGAGGAGTGAGGGGTGAGTGAATGGCAGAATTTACAGCTTTCACTATGTGTTAGAACAGATTTTGCAACAGTAGTGTTTCTCGCTTTCTATCTCATTGCAAACTATTTAAAAACTGCCTCTATCTCCCAAATTAGTAGCTTTAGCATCAACAGAAAAGAACATGAATGAATTATTTTTGCTTGTCGCCTTAGCGCTGGGTGGTTCTGCTTTAGCAGGTTCGGTGAAAGTTATCAATCAAGGTAACGAAGCGTTGGTAGAAAGACTCGGTAGTTATAATAAAAAGCTCGAACCTGGATTGAACTTTGTTTTTCCCTTCGTCGATAAAGTTGTTTTTCGCGAAACAATTCGAGAAAAAGTGCTTGACATCCCACCACAAAAGTGCATTACGCGCGATAACGTCTCCATTGAAGTTGATGCGGTTGTGTACTGGCGGATTGTTGATATGGAGAAAGCTTGGTACAGAGTAGAAAATCTCCAATCAGCGATGGTGAATTTGGTTTTAACGCAAATTCGTTCAGAAATGGGTAGATTAGAGCTAGATGAAACGTTTACGGCTCGCGCTCAAATCAATGAAATATTATTACGCGATTTAGATATTGCCACAGATCCTTGGGGAGTCAAAGTTACGCGAGTAGAATTGCGAGATATTATTCCTTCGCTTGCGGTTCAAGAATCGATGGAATTGCAAATGTCTGCTGAACGACGCAAACGGGCGGCAATATTGACATCCGAAGGCGAGCGCGAATCGGCGGTGAATAGCGCTAAAGGTAGAGCCGAAGCCCAAATCCTGGAAGCGGAAGCGCAACAAAAAGCAACGATTCTCCAAGCGGAAGCGCACCAAAAAACAATTGTTCTACACGCTCAAGCCGAACGTCAACAGCAAGTTCTCAAAGCCCAAGCAACCGCAGAAGCTTTACAAATCATCACGAAAACGCTGCAAACGAGTCCTGAGGCGCGAGAAGCGCTGCAATTTTTAATTGCACAGAATTATCTCGACATGGGAACAAAAATCGGTAGTAGCGACAGTAGTAAAGTGATGTTTATGGACCCGCGTAGTATCCCTGCAACGATCGAAGGAATGCGTTCGATTGTGTCTGATGGTTCTAATAACTTACCGCAGGTGAATGGCGATCGCATTAACTAAATAGAGCCGAGGAGCGAGTCAAAGAGTGACTAGTAGTTAGTATTTAGTGGATAGTAGAAGAGTAGACCTCCTGCGTGAAGCGAATCGCGAATAAATTCGCTAGCTAAATAAAACAGAGTCCACCGACCTAGTCTTATCCGTAAAAATCTTGTTTTAGTGTACGAAGGTACACTTTGCTTGGATAGCCCTGAAGGAAGTCGGAGGGCGTCTGTGATTCATGCAGGAGGTCTAGTTGCTAGTGACTAGCGATCAAGTGGAAAATATTTATACATAGTATTTCTCCTCTGCCCCTCTGCTTCCTCTGCCCCTGAAGCTTCCTACTCAGCACCTACACCCGCAGCTTGGGCCATCTGACATTGATTACATAGCCCGAAAAACTCTAAGGTGTGGTAGAAGATTTTGAACTGGTGGGCTTGGTGCAATTGAGTTTCTAGATCGTGTACAGGGCATTGATTGATAGCAATCGATCTGCCACACTGCAAACAAGTCAAATGGTGCTTATCTTGCTGCACTGAACTATACAGCGATTCTCCAGAAGCCAGTGTCCGCACTTGCACTACGCCTTCAAGTTTTAAGGCTTCTAAGGCTCGATATACTGTCGCTAGCCCTACGCTTTGGTTGCGATTGCGTAACTCTACATAAATATCTTGAGCAGAAATTGCTTTGTTGATGCTTTTGAGCAATTTTAGGATTCGCTCCTGACTGCGAGTGCGTTCGGCTTTCATATACACTTACGGCATTTTTCCTATCTAAAAATCAAACTTGGAGATTTTCATAAGCTAGCTCAAACCGATACGCGAGTCATAACTATACTTTACTAAAAGTATAGACGCACTTAGCAACTCGGCAATTCAGTCATCAGCTGCTGAGTTTTAACATCAGAAATAGAACGAAGACGGTAGGATCATCTGTTGTGGCATTGATTCAAGAAAAACAAAGCGATGCGAAAATATCAGGCTCATATCTATGTTACTCTGCGACCCTCAGTTCTCGATCCTGCTGGCACAGCTGTCGTGTCTGGTTTACAGCATATGGGCTACGATACGGTTGAGCAGGTACGAATTGGCAAGTATATTGAACTTAGTTTAAGCGCCCAGGATGAGGATAGCGCGCGGCAGCAGTTAAATATTATTTGCGATCAGTTACTCGCTAACCCTGTCATTGAAAACTATCGCTTTGATTTAGTTGAACGAGAGGAAGTGTCAGCGTGAAATTTGGAATTGTCGTGTTTCCAGGGTCAAATTGCGATCGCGATGTTGCGTATGTTACGCGCGATTTGTTGCAGCAGCCAACGCGGATGATATGGCACGAAGAAACGGATATTAGCGATCTTGACGTCGTAATTATTCCTGGTGGCTTTAGTTATGGCGATTATCTTCGCTGTGGTGCGATCGCGCGTTTTTCACCGGTGATGCAACAAGTTGTCAAACACGCCGAGCAAGGTAAGTTTGTTTTAGGAATTTGCAACGGTTTTCAAGTATTAACTGAAGCAGGATTATTGCCTGGTGCGCTGATTCGCAATCGCGATTTGCATTTTATTTGCGATCGCGTTCCGCTCAAAGTCGAGCGTACTGATCTACCGTGGACGCAAAGCTATACACAAGGAGAAATTATTACTCTACCGCTCGCGCACGGCGAAGGTCAATTTTATGCTAATGAAGACACTATAAAACAACTCGAAGACAATAATCAAGTCATCTTTCGCTACTACGGTGACAATCCGAATGGCTCAATCAACAACATTGCAGGTATTTGCAACGCTAAGGGTAACGTCATCGGCATGATGCCACACCCCGAACGCGCCTCTGATCCTGTACTAGGTAATACTGACGGTTTAGGACTATTTAAGGGAATAGGAATGAGTGAAAAAGTGGCTAGTAGTTAGTGGTGAGTGATGAGTTTTGAGTTATGTAATTTCTTCCTCCGCTCTTGAAGCTTCCTACGACGCTGGAGTATCGCCAATTGAACCATAATCCGAACTGCCGAAAACTGCTTCAGGATAACGGTAATACTTGTATTCCATTAAGTTGTAAAACGGATCTTCTAAGAAGAACGTGCGGTGTTCTAAAGGTGAGTCGGGAAAACGATGTTTAGCTTCTTCGCGGAAGACTAATTTTTTTTCGCGTGCTCTTTCTAACAAATCTTTCCAGTCGTTTTCTGAGGTGAAAATAATGCCAAAATGCCTCGGATAAATACCTTTTTGGGGAGATACAGGCTCTTTCGTTAAGTGGGCAACTAACTGATGACCGTATAAATTGAGGATTAACGCGTGCTTATTTTCACGACCAGGGGTACACCCTAAACCATCAACATAATATGCTTTTGCTTGGGCAATATCGGTGACGGGAAAGGCAAGATGAAATAAAGTTTGGTTCATGGCACGTGTATCAGAGAGGCAAAGTAGATGCTATATACTTATTCGCTCAATTCCTGGCTCGTTGCAGTGGGTTTAAACACACTTTTGCTAGCGATCGCATGGATTGTACCAAAAAAGTTGTTAACGCCTGCGGGATTGTTTCATGCGTGGGTACTCGGCGTTCTCATCTGGGGAACTTTGAGTTGGCAAGGCTACGTTGTGGTGATGTTTTATTTTCTTGTCGGTTCGGCGGTGACGCGCCTGGGTATGGCGCAAAAAGAAGCCGCAGGAATTGCCGAAAAGCGATCCGGTGCGCGAGGACCTGAAAATGTTTGGGGTTCGGCTTTAACTGGTACATTATGTGCATTAGGAACCTTAGTCGTTTCTGCGTCAAAAGGAGATCGATTCATTGCATCGCTTCTGTTACTCGGCTACGTTGCAAGTTTTAGTACTAAACTTTCTGATACCTGTGCAAGTGAAGTCGGGAAAGCTTACGGTAAACGAACATTTTTGATTACGAATCTTCAGCCTGTACCGCGTGGAACGGAAGGCGCAGTATCTTTAGAAGGAACGTTAGCAGGCGTAGTTGCTTCGGGTGCGATCGCTTTTGTTGGTTGGGGTGTCGGCTTAATTGATTTACTCGGCGTTTTATTGTGTATTATGGCTGCGTTTATCGCCACGAATCTAGAAAGCGTGATTGGCGCAACATTACAAAACAAGTTTGACTGGCTAACGAATGAATTAGTCAATGTTTTAAATACGTTCATTGGTGCGATCGCAGCTATTTTACTCGCACTGCTATGGCATCAAGTATGAATAATTTCGACTAATAGCCATTGACCTGCATGATTTACCTTACCAGAAACCGTTATTGGTGAATTGTTAGGGTAAGCTTCTAGCTGGTGGTTAATGTGCGATCGCAATGTTACTAATATCCAACTACCGCAAAATTGCTGAGGTGTATCAATTTCAATAGTATAATTTTGTATATTATGTCTGTAAAAAGTTCCCGAAAAGTTGGTTGTGGTATCTGGCGGCATATCTTGATACACAACACACGGACAATTACCATCAATTGGGTATTTCTCTGGATTATCTAAGTAATATTTTTGCCAATATAACCACTCAGGATGCTGTGGCGGAAGATTAAATAAAGGCACGATCGCCGTTTCGACAAGTAATGCTTCTTGTAAAGTTCTCACAGCTAAATCGCGGGGTTGACACCTCTGTTCCACGCACAAAGCAGCCGCCATACCCGCCGCTTGTCCAATTCCCATGACAACAGGTTGTAAGCGAGTCGCTCCATTGGCAATATGCGATACAGAAATATTCTTTTCACACACCATTAATCCATCAATAGTTGCAGGAATCAAACAACCGTAAGGAATTGTAAACGGTGTTCCCGTCCAACGCCCGCCCCAACGTATTGATTTTGGCGCAAGCGGAAACTCAAAGCCTGGATAATGGTGATCGTTAGGATAGTTACCGAAGGCGATCGCATCAGGTTTTAAAGCGGCAACTTGTCCTGTTGGTATTGGTAAGATATCTTGTTCGCATACAGTCTCTAACCCGATGACACGGCGACTTTCTCGGTAGTAAGGATGCATCGCTAAACCTGTCTCAAAAACATTCGCCAAACCATAACGGCGACTCATTTGCGATTGAATAAAGTAAGCGAAATTTTGACTATGCCAAAAACACTCTTGCAGAAACTCGTTTCGCTTTGTTTCTGAGGTAATTAAACGTTCTACTTCTACACCGTAATCATTACCATGAACGGGCCAGTTAATCATAAATCGATTTTCTGGTAAGCGCCCGTAGTTTAAAAATTGCTCTACACCGTAGTTTTCCCACGCACGAGTAAACTTTGATGCATCGTAATTCGGTGCGGGTGCAATTTCTGGTGCTATATCTGTACCATAATCTTGCATAACGATAACCCAAGTCGGTGCTTGAACGGGGTATTGTGCAGTTAAAGCGTTAGGTTCTACTGGCGCACTTGGTTCGTTCCACGCTGACTGAAATTCCCAACCCCAGCGATAAGGAACATCCGCTAAAGCAAGGAGATCTCCCAATTCGGTAGCATCGAGAGTTATTTTTGCTGTCACTGCGAACTTGCGAAAACGAATGCCAGTAATACAACCGCCTTGGCGATAAACTTCTAAAGGAACGTCGCCACGAATCCAATGCAGATTGGGTAATGCTTGCACCCACTCAGCAAAAATCTGCGCCCCGATACGAGGATCGTAGCTGAAAAAACTTACCCAACTATTATCTAATCCTCCAGGTTGTCGCAGCTGTAATTCCTTTAAGAACGCACCCCAAAGACCTGTTTGAAAGGATTCTAACTCATTACCATCCGGCGCAGATACCCCAGCCGATGTCAACATTCCGCCTAACCAGGGAAATTCACTCACTAAAATTGTTTTTGCACCGCGTCGCGCTGAAGCGATCGCCGCAGCGGTTCCACCCGTACCACCCCCAACCACCAACACATCTGCTGTTAATATTTGCATTGCTATTTCGGATATTGCGTTTATGTATTACAATCGGCGACAAGGATTCTACACGCGATTTCACACAAATTATCATGTTAAGCTACAACGTTCCAACAGATGTAGTTGTACACTCTCAGCAGCTAAATCATACACCCACAGCCAAGCTTGTCAGTCCTAAAGGAGAAGAAATTCTTGTTTCCGAATCGACTTATCAAGTCTTACGCCAAGTCATCGAAGCGATAAAAGCAGGTCGAGCGATTACGATAGTTTCTCATGAGCAAGAATTGACAACGCAACAAGCCGCAAATCTGCTCAATGTTTCACGCCCATATCTTATCAAACTCTTAGAACAAGGAGAAATTCCGCATATCAAAGTCGGAACGCATCGTCGGGTACGGTTTCAAGATTTAATGCAATATAAGGAACAGCGAGACAGTAAGCGCCGAGAAGCCATGAAACAATTAACTCAATTTTTACAAGATGAGGGATTTTACGACGCAAAGATGAATGATTAATAGAATGCCATCTGTTATCTTGGATTCTTGCGTGCTATTTCCTATGCCTATGAGCTACTCCAAGTCGCCTGGCGGCTGAACTTGGAGTTTCTGTCGCTTCAACGAGGCAAGTTGCTTCATTCCTCCGCAGTCTTTGCGAACTGTGGGACTTGAAGTAGAGCTTTCCTCTCCACGATTAAGGACGTTAGTTCCTAGCGCCCATGACAGCATCACCTTAGCTGCGGCTACGTCCCTGTCATCGGTATAGCCACATTCTTTGCACTGGTGAGTGCGCTGGTCTAAGGTTTTCTTTTCTTGATGACCACAATTAGGGCAAGTTTGAGATGGCTTAACTTTTTGGGTAGGCACTTCCATGAATATGCCTCCAGCTTCAGCCAACTTATACTCAATAGCCAACCTTAATGCACCCATACCTACATCTAGCATTGAACGGTTGCGTCCGGTCTTTTGACGCTTTCGTTTACTGCCTTTCTTTGGCTTACGGGTCATGCCTTTGATATTGAGCTTTTCTGTCGCAACGAGGCTATTACTGCTTACTATCTCTGCTGCTACTTTATGCACCCAATCCTGTCTTTGGCTGGCAACTTTGCGTTGCAGGTTACTTACCTTCTTATTGGCTTTTTTCCACCTTTTAGAAGCTTTGATTTTTTTCTTAAAGTCGGGTTTAATCTTACGCCGTTTGATACGGGAAGCTTTGCTAATCCTCGTTTTCATGCTTGCTAAGAAGCGAGGATTTTCCACCATAGTGCCATCACTCGTTGCAACGGCGGTGAGACAACCAAAATCTAACCCAACAGCACCAGCCCCCGTCTCCCTAAACACTTCGCAATTAACCGTAATAGAGGCGTACCACTTGCTATTGCGGTAAACAATGGTGCAGGTGGATGGCGTTCCCCATTGACGCGCCTTGCCTCGCATCTGGATTTGGCAACCTAAGTCTTTTAGTTCTAAATAGCCATTCACGCCTGTTGAATGTACCTTGAAACCTTGCCTAGCATCAGGATAAGTCCATCCGCTATATCGGCGAATTGACTGAAATCTTGGGTAGCCTCCTAACCCCTTAAAGAAGCGGACAAAAGCAAAATCAACTCGCTTAACCGTAGCCTGTAATGACCCATGATTAAGTGCTTTATACTCGTTCCAACAATCCTTAAATGGTACTAGCGCCGCCTGTTGAGTTAAGTAATTGATTGACTTACCGAACTTTTGATAGCTGGTTTTACGGTGTTCAACGCAGGCGTTAAATAAATATGCGTGTAGCCGTCTTGCCTCAAACAGCTTTGCCATTTGTGCTTTAGATGGATATAGCCTAAAAGTAACCCTGCGTGTCATCATAGGTTTATTATACAGTGCAGGTGTGGGCAAGTAAAGTGAAACCAAGGAAAGGTTCGCACAGTGTTTTTAGCGTTAGGTTGCATTTCGTGTTCGTCACTCATTACAGACGTAAAGCAATTACCGCCCCAATGCTAGAACGGATTAAACAGATGTTTGACGGGGTATGCAAAACGATGGAATGCGAGTTATTAGAATGCTCTGGCGAAGCTGACCACGTACATTTATTAGTTGACTTTCACCCCAAACATTCTATCTCTGCGGTGGCAGGATCTTTAAAGGCAGCTACTAGCCGCATGGTAAAGAAAGAGTTTGCGGCTGAATTTTCCAAGTGGTATAGCAAGCAGTCTTTCTGGTCGGGGTCTTACTATGTTGCGTCGTCTGGTGGTGCGCCCATAGAAAAACTGAAAGAGTATATTAAGAATCAGGATGTTCCAGTTAATTAATTGGCGACTCCGTTCCACTGCGCCGCCGCGCTATCCCTCCCCAATTCGCTGCGCTGAAATTGGGGACACTCGCGCAAACTTTGTATCAAGTTAAATTTTCACAGGAAATTCTTGATGGGGCAACTCGTAACCTTGTAAAACAAGGAAGAATGACAAGCAGTAAGGCAATGCGCTATCAGGTAATGATCAAATATCATTTTCCTGAAGCAATATGTGGAAGTACCTGAAAAACTGGTTGCACTCATGATAAATCATCCAAACGATCGCCATGTTGTTGCTGCTGCGATCGTCGCTAAAGCTGAGATAATTGTAACCACTAATCTCAAGCACTTTCCTCAAGATACGCTTTCTCCAGTTGGAATTGAAGCTCAACACCCAGATGTGTTTCTTACAAACCTGCTTCATCAGTTTCCAGAGTTAGTGCTTCAGCTGATTCAGCAGCAGTCTGAAGATTTAAAGAATCCGCCAGTAAGTATTGATGAACTCCTGGTAAAACTATACAAGCAAGTACCTAACTTTGTAAGCAAAGTACGACTAACACTACAAAGTATTGATTGATGAATTATAAACTGCTCAATCATGTTAAATCTAAAATCATCGAGTGGTGAAGCGGCATGAAAGCACAGGTGTATCGCGGTGTCAAGCAGCTAAGTTACGAAGAGTTGCCAATACCGACTCTCGAAGCTGATGAAGTGTTGGTACGAGTGCGCGTTGTCGGCTTGTGTCAATCGGATATTAAAAAAATTGTTTATCCTTTACACGAACCGCCGCGCATTTTTGGACATGAAACAGCGGGAGTCATTGCAGCCGTTGGAGAAGATGTGAAAACCTGGCAAGTGGGAACTCGCGTCGTTGTGATGCATCACATTCCTTGTATGCGCTGCGGCTACTGTCTCAACGACAATTTCTCAATGTGTGATGTGTATAAAAACATTTGTACAACAGCGGGATTTACACCCAGCGGTGGTGGTTTTGCTGAATACGTTAAAGTTCCTGGTCATATTGTACGTAACGGTGGGTTAATTCCCATTCCAGATCATGTGAGTTTTGAAATCGCTAGTTTTGTCGAACCGACGAATTGTTGTCTAAAGGCGGTGAAAAAAGCCCAAATAGCCCCAGGACAAACTGTATTGGTGACAGGTGCAGGACCAATTGGGTTAATGT
This window contains:
- a CDS encoding VOC family protein, coding for MNQTLFHLAFPVTDIAQAKAYYVDGLGCTPGRENKHALILNLYGHQLVAHLTKEPVSPQKGIYPRHFGIIFTSENDWKDLLERAREKKLVFREEAKHRFPDSPLEHRTFFLEDPFYNLMEYKYYRYPEAVFGSSDYGSIGDTPAS
- a CDS encoding TIGR00297 family protein, which gives rise to MLYTYSLNSWLVAVGLNTLLLAIAWIVPKKLLTPAGLFHAWVLGVLIWGTLSWQGYVVVMFYFLVGSAVTRLGMAQKEAAGIAEKRSGARGPENVWGSALTGTLCALGTLVVSASKGDRFIASLLLLGYVASFSTKLSDTCASEVGKAYGKRTFLITNLQPVPRGTEGAVSLEGTLAGVVASGAIAFVGWGVGLIDLLGVLLCIMAAFIATNLESVIGATLQNKFDWLTNELVNVLNTFIGAIAAILLALLWHQV
- a CDS encoding FAD-dependent oxidoreductase: MQILTADVLVVGGGTGGTAAAIASARRGAKTILVSEFPWLGGMLTSAGVSAPDGNELESFQTGLWGAFLKELQLRQPGGLDNSWVSFFSYDPRIGAQIFAEWVQALPNLHWIRGDVPLEVYRQGGCITGIRFRKFAVTAKITLDATELGDLLALADVPYRWGWEFQSAWNEPSAPVEPNALTAQYPVQAPTWVIVMQDYGTDIAPEIAPAPNYDASKFTRAWENYGVEQFLNYGRLPENRFMINWPVHGNDYGVEVERLITSETKRNEFLQECFWHSQNFAYFIQSQMSRRYGLANVFETGLAMHPYYRESRRVIGLETVCEQDILPIPTGQVAALKPDAIAFGNYPNDHHYPGFEFPLAPKSIRWGGRWTGTPFTIPYGCLIPATIDGLMVCEKNISVSHIANGATRLQPVVMGIGQAAGMAAALCVEQRCQPRDLAVRTLQEALLVETAIVPLFNLPPQHPEWLYWQKYYLDNPEKYPIDGNCPCVVYQDMPPDTTTNFSGTFYRHNIQNYTIEIDTPQQFCGSWILVTLRSHINHQLEAYPNNSPITVSGKVNHAGQWLLVEIIHT
- a CDS encoding helix-turn-helix domain-containing protein, which gives rise to MLSYNVPTDVVVHSQQLNHTPTAKLVSPKGEEILVSESTYQVLRQVIEAIKAGRAITIVSHEQELTTQQAANLLNVSRPYLIKLLEQGEIPHIKVGTHRRVRFQDLMQYKEQRDSKRREAMKQLTQFLQDEGFYDAKMND
- a CDS encoding RNA-guided endonuclease TnpB family protein, which encodes MMTRRVTFRLYPSKAQMAKLFEARRLHAYLFNACVEHRKTSYQKFGKSINYLTQQAALVPFKDCWNEYKALNHGSLQATVKRVDFAFVRFFKGLGGYPRFQSIRRYSGWTYPDARQGFKVHSTGVNGYLELKDLGCQIQMRGKARQWGTPSTCTIVYRNSKWYASITVNCEVFRETGAGAVGLDFGCLTAVATSDGTMVENPRFLASMKTRISKASRIKRRKIKPDFKKKIKASKRWKKANKKVSNLQRKVASQRQDWVHKVAAEIVSSNSLVATEKLNIKGMTRKPKKGSKRKRQKTGRNRSMLDVGMGALRLAIEYKLAEAGGIFMEVPTQKVKPSQTCPNCGHQEKKTLDQRTHQCKECGYTDDRDVAAAKVMLSWALGTNVLNRGEESSTSSPTVRKDCGGMKQLASLKRQKLQVQPPGDLE
- the tnpA gene encoding IS200/IS605 family transposase codes for the protein MKPRKGSHSVFSVRLHFVFVTHYRRKAITAPMLERIKQMFDGVCKTMECELLECSGEADHVHLLVDFHPKHSISAVAGSLKAATSRMVKKEFAAEFSKWYSKQSFWSGSYYVASSGGAPIEKLKEYIKNQDVPVN